From a region of the Lactuca sativa cultivar Salinas chromosome 4, Lsat_Salinas_v11, whole genome shotgun sequence genome:
- the LOC111883628 gene encoding uncharacterized protein LOC111883628 has product MARGRTETTNDTYLECTLTLNNHSFQIDLIPVTIRNIDVIICMSWLNPHHTNIMYYEKAVQLNLPNNETLVIYDAKPDTNLQIVSCIKAQKYLHKRYHAFLTHVMDEKQEVKDNKDIPEVYNLPDVFPEDLLRIPHVRQVEFRIDLIPRVSHNQILISINIDENAGIVQSTERTNE; this is encoded by the coding sequence ATGGCTAGGGGAAGAACTGAAACCACCAACGATACATACCTAGaatgcaccctaactctaaacaatCATTCCTTCCAAATAGACCTAATACCAGTGACGATAAGAAACATCGACGTGATCATTTGCATGAGTTGGTTAaatcctcaccataccaatatcATGTATTATGAAAAGGCCGTCCAACTTAACTTACCAaataatgaaacccttgtcatctaTGATGCCAAACCCGACACAAACCTCCAAATCGTCTCTTGCATCaaggctcagaagtacctacatAAGAGGTACCATGCCTTTCTAACCCACGTTATGGacgagaaacaggaagtgaaAGACAACAAGGATATTCCAGAAGTCTATAACCTCCCCGATGTATTCCCAGAAGACCTTTTGAGAATACCACACGttcgccaagtcgagttcagaattgatTTGATTCCTAGAGTCTCCCATAACCAAATCCTTATATCGATTAACATCGAcgaaaatgcaggaattgtccagtcaactGAACGAACTAATGaataa